The DNA region tattttgcgatagccagagtgccatacatctgactaaaaatcagatgtttcatgaacggaccaaacacattgatgtcagatatcattttgttcgggaacatgttacgcaaggtgacattgttatcagcaaggttgctaccgagaagaatcctgcagatatgttaactaaggtgatccctgcatataagttcaagcattgcttggacttgataggtattcgggattgattagcgccagagaggcgtttggaagaggtgatccagttcgaggaattcactatgatgttcagcttggtaaatttcaagccaaggtggagatttgttaagaaatggcttaaaattggtagtggattgttgttgttggtagtgggttgttggtggtagtggattagtggatggttgttggtgtccattttcaaccacaaatctttgccaaagttttggacaattatgtccttgaactctcttataaatagagaggttcattagccatattcatcatcccaaaccaagagagagcaaagcttgttctttgaaagctaggattttagctttcgggttttctataggggttgagagttgtgaggttctcgggttgtgtcttgagtgtaaaacacttgtaatcttcatcttgttatagtgaaatttcttttcgcctctgcccgtggacgtaggcattaaagccgaaccacgtaaatccttgtgttcactttatttttcgttccggtcaatttacttgtagtcatatcggagttctcgaatcgatcctttccgcaacaataatgttcattatatatatttaaacaataataataatggtcaTTAATTTTTATCATGAAGCATCTCAACCACTACGGTTTGATAGCTGGTTTTTGGATCTTTGTccttcttaattaatttttagctaaaatccaaccaaaaatcTCCTCAATCTATTTAAACTAGAGACGTTGATCGGTTAAGTTAAGTTCAGATTAAGttcatatacatatttaaattaatttttaaatttaggtctagtccaatttaaaaataaatttatttatttttattaaattccaATCTAATTTAAGAAAAGTATACCAACTTCAATTTCCATCATTAATGTTTTTGCAATcaaatacttatttttaaaaatattttatttatgtttaacacttgtatttaatttagttttaagtatgaatatatatatataacactttATTGCTAATTTGTTGACCATTGCTTTCTGAGTGGTTAAGCTATGGGAATATTGTGAAAAAATTCGAAGTCAAATTAAACTGAAAAGATAGAACACCTGCAATATTCAGACAATCTAATTAGTCAACAGGAAACTTGTCTTTGTCACCTATCATTGTCTTGCAGTTGAGACTTCTCTAATCTCTACATAAATTCAAAagaacatatttatttatatttatataggtACTCTCCTATAGAAACTGAGAAATACGTAAGGATTTAAATAGGTTTAATTCTggttttagtccctttactttttcaGATAAGAGTATTATAGAGATTGCATTTTGTCTCCTCtactaaaaaatagataaattagtccctatttattaaatcaaagagcaagttggtcttttagttaaaattttttatcaatttctattgttaaaTATTGGTCCTATACATTAACATGAGGTACACATGCTGATTATTCCGTCAATCACACCAATTTTTAACTTtacaaatggataaaatttttacatacaaggactaatttgtccttttttaaatagaaagagaaaaaatacaatttaaatccTAATAACCTCCATGATACTGATATCAACATCTAACTATTTGAATTTTTAGCATTTAAATTTCGGTAAAACTAACAAAAGTTTTCTTGATGCAGATAAAGTATACATATCATTTCATGATGAACAATGGGGAGTTCCAGTTTATGATGACAAGTGAGTTTTTCTAATTCAATAAAATCACAATTATTTTCactaaattatgatttttttgatATCTTAACAGCCAATTATTCGAACTGCTTGCCTTGTCCGGTATGTTGATGGATTACAATTGGaccgaaattttgaaaaaaaaggaacTTTATAGGTATATTATTCCTCGATTTTcatttaaagaatatataaattctaattcaattatacacattttcATGCTTTTGTATCAGATTCTAAATTTATATTCCGTCACGATTTATTTTAATGTGCTATTGGTATTACATAAAATGTTAATTTGTCGTTAAGATTAAGTGACTAGAGACTTGTTCAATTTTTTAGTTAACACTGATCTCATATTTAATCTCTGTCGTATCAAGAAAAATTATGTGATTAGATTAATTTAgtgatattattaaaatatgtataattcaagGTGAATATTGAACTAAAGATttccattatttattattataataattttacagAGAAGCTTTTGCTGGGTTTGATCctgaaattgttgcaaaaatgggGGATAAAGAAATCAATGAGGTATCATCAAACAAAGCTATTATGTTGGTTGAGAGCAGAATAAGGTGCATAATACACAATGCCAAATGCATACAAAAGGTAAGTTTGTGGATTTTAGGATTCGAATTTTAATAGAGCTTCGGGTTTATTGCATTGCGTTACATTTTTCTTAGCATGGGAATAGGGAAATAGTTGCAGATGTTGGAATTCGAATTCCGAACCTAATGAATGCTCCTTCTTAAAGGTGGTTGCATGAACCAATTAAGCTTCGGGTTCATTGtgttgtagttttttttttttagctcgAGAATAGGAAAAATGGTTGTAGATGCTTAGATCATGTTTGGCTCAAGTGGTTCCCAACTTGCACTCATGCTTATGTAAggcatgggttcaaatctcaTCGATTCCAAACTCTCCAGTTTCTTTGATGGTTCTTCTATTTAACTTAGTGAACGGTCACCTTTTTAAGCACTCAGATTCTCGATAGGGTTGAGAGGCAATCCCAAATTAGAGAAAAGGGTCTTTGATATGTTAGAATTTGAattccaaacctattgaatgatTCTTTTTAAGGGTGGCGGATCTTGAAACTAAGTTTTGAGAGCTAACTAAAATGTTCAAACATTTTAGGACTTTAACgagatattttcaaaaaaaattgggaGTCTAATTAAAAGTATTGAAAAAATTGTGAGATTAACAAGaacttctaaaaaaaatcaaaagagcataattaaaattttcaaaaaccttttagcatgggaataaaatataaaattgcagATGGTAAGATTCGAACTCCAAATCTAttgaatacttttttttttcttgcataTGATTGCGTAAACCGAGTGAAATAAACTTCAAATTTATTACTCAATTAATTACACTAAATAATTTTCTTTACCCAAATACACAGATTGTGAGAGAATATGGATCTTTTAGTAGCTTCATGTGGGGTTATATGAATCATAAACCCCAAATTAACAAATACAAGTACCCAAGAAATGTTCCTCTTAGAACCCCAAAAGCTGAAGCCATTAGCAAGGACCTATTGAAACGAGGATTCCGATTCGTTGGGCCAGTCATCGTTTATTCATTCATGCAAGCTGCCGGGTTGACTATCGATCATCTCATCGGATGTTTTAGACACAAAGAATGTGTTGCCCTTGCCGAGAGACCTTGGAGACACATTTAAAAATCTATGTCTATTCGGATAAGGTATGTGTCCGACAAGTATACGGATAGTTTGCTTTTAACATCTTTACTAACTCTCTTTAAATCTCTCTCTTCCACCTTTTTTGTATATGTACACCGATGATTCATAAAGCTTCATGGCTTATGTAATTGTTTTGCATATTCAATTAAATACAAAGCTTggattttattgttttaatgaaATGTTATTTGGATTCTGGGTCGatgttatatgtattatttacatTTAAGAGTGAgtatcaaatacatatatatatcttcatGTATCCATAGGCAAATATAAAAGGGCAAACAGGGATCTTAATCCCCTAAATGAAAAAATTAGTGTAGTTTTCTCactaatgattaaattataagttgatatatggtaaaattgcatttcactctcaaaataaaagaaaaaatgttgTTTAAGTCCTTTAAAAAAACTTGATAGCAACTCTCACATTTGGGCCTTAGTCCTTTAAAATTGTTGAGTAAGATTTGTTTTGTTGTTGTCAAAATAGAATGTCGATATTGgcaagaaaagagagagaaatagaACACAcagtggaaaccctttcggggaaaaaactacgggcaaaggagaagaaaatttactatgtctcGAATTTGAATGATTACAAGGAATATAGATtgcgtctatttataggtttagaaaacattattctaatcaacatctaatagaagtaatgcagtaaggttgaaacaccttattcaaatcaatatcaaacaAAGGAAGTAAACTTTTATACGAATTCTTCTTATGCAGCCTGTACCCCCTATCTTGCCCCTATGTTTTCAATGTTCGGGTGTTTCACCTTGACGGTGCTTTAGTTGTTCTTTGCATGTACTAGTTTGTTCTTATGGAGGTTTCGCTCTTGTAATAAAACTTATCTTATAGCCGAGAAAAAAAAACTCacattagggtttgaatttttttatccaaagTAGTCTCTAAAAATGGTATTGTTCCCACATCGGGGCTTgaaatttttttgtccaaattagtcATTGAACTTGACAAGTGTTCTCATATCGGggtttgaacttgacaattattctGACATTGGGGCTTACACTTTAGGGTTTTCAAGAAAATATCAAGAGCTAActcagacaaaaaaaaaaaaaagttcaagcctcAATGTGGGAACGATTCTCTAAACTTGGATACAAAAAGTTTAGGCCTTAATGTAAGAATAATTGTCAAATTTAGagactaatttgaataaaaaaaagatttaGGCACTAACGTGGAAGTAGTTGGCAAGTCCAAGCCCCAAAAagtaatttaaccttttaaaaaatggtgtagttataaatatatatcattaagTTATTCTTTTTGGcctctcaaaaatttataattcaattatggTCCCTAAAATATTGATAGATTAGCCCTTGCTTATACCTTTACTAACATTTGAATATATGTTGGATATAAATATCCGACATAAATACTTAAACGGAAGCTTATTTAATATGAGTATATTTAGGATAATGATGATTATGTGATTTGATACATTAATAGAATAATTGCAAAGGTATTACATTGTTAATCTCGTTTTTGTCCAAATGAAGACAAGCTATCAAAGGTTGTCCACAAATTTCATACCGGTTGTTAGAAAGATTAGGTATAGACGATAATTGTTCATAAGGGAaccaattattaaatataaaaacattaaaaatttacttatttaattactagttaattaaaggttaaaatataaattaagtcCCTGTACACttcataaatttggaatttaagtCCTATACTTTACATATTTTAGAATCCAGGTCCAactattaatattgttaaaattattttgttagattTAAGTTCATTGCTACgctatttttttagttacatggctacaaagtgattatttttttttatttcaaaatatcgcaccaacaaattttaacttgatttttgaaATCCAAAAAGTAGAGAGACTACATAACtggaaataaaagtataggaacAAAAAtccaaatttgtgaagagtatagggacttatgacatatttcaACCTTAATTAAATTCTGTTAATAGGTGTGTCATTTTCGGTCGAGTGTGAAGAATGCAAGAGACGACTACCCATTATTTTTAGCGATAATAATGGAGAAATGACGAAAGGAACAATGATTTATGTGATTTGATTTGTCGGTTGTGTTTACGTATACAAGTTCTGACACCACAATTAAATCCAAGTAACATAGCTTGAGTTTGAACTTTAAAGGCATCCATCTATTTATAAATGTAgtcgttattttattttatctaattattttcattattaatattttgtgtAATTGTTCGCAATAACAATTATTACATCTGTAATCCTTGTGCCTAAGTATGCGTAGATATTACAGAAGCGGCTATTGCGATAAGAACTTTAGGCATCACTCTATAAACGGTGAAGCATTACTTGAATACCGTGTTGTGGTTGAAGCGTGATTATAGGAAACGGTGCATGAACGTAGGCCGGCGAGAGAGTAAAGGCGTAGCGTTGGAGAATCATTGAGAGAGCGATCTTTGTTTCAGTGGTTGCAAAGCTCATACCGACGCAAGATCGAGGTCCCATCGAAAAGGGAATGAATGCTACTGAGTTGTATTTGGTAGCACTGGCGATGCCTTCGGTGAATCTCTCTGGTTTGAAAAGATGTACATCGTCTCCCCATAATTGAGGGTCGTGGTGAAGTGCCATGATTGGGATCATTACCTCCATATTTGCAGGCAAAACGAGCCTTCCCAATTGAGCTTCTTTTCCGACCTTTCGGATTACAGCAGATACAGGAGAATACAATCT from Gossypium hirsutum isolate 1008001.06 chromosome A04, Gossypium_hirsutum_v2.1, whole genome shotgun sequence includes:
- the LOC107934895 gene encoding DNA-3-methyladenine glycosylase 1 is translated as MFFSNMSKANVRKHGMEKKGKEKPMESPVPLKNLKKIYPIGFQRSSSSLSLSSLSLSLSQNSNDSSITDHSSTTPLEQRISLALSLIAPHHERREFVPIVKNVRQSRQPQQQQEHPNNGELRRCRWVTKNSDKVYISFHDEQWGVPVYDDNQLFELLALSGMLMDYNWTEILKKKELYREAFAGFDPEIVAKMGDKEINEVSSNKAIMLVESRIRCIIHNAKCIQKIVREYGSFSSFMWGYMNHKPQINKYKYPRNVPLRTPKAEAISKDLLKRGFRFVGPVIVYSFMQAAGLTIDHLIGCFRHKECVALAERPWRHI
- the LOC121228122 gene encoding cytochrome P450 CYP749A22-like, with amino-acid sequence MVINETLRLYSPVSAVIRKVGKEAQLGRLVLPANMEVMIPIMALHHDPQLWGDDVHLFKPERFTEGIASATKYNSVAFIPFSMGPRSCVGMSFATTETKIALSMILQRYAFTLSPAYVHAPFPIITLQPQHGIQVMLHRL